Proteins found in one Cataglyphis hispanica isolate Lineage 1 chromosome 15, ULB_Chis1_1.0, whole genome shotgun sequence genomic segment:
- the LOC126855130 gene encoding protein glass-like, whose protein sequence is MEFLQNHHAVNTSESPYTLGTGSVGSIEATISSSLCSGPLGVLAGDDALSTDNQNEEAAVLGAALQGTLRLQDLQSSPNDIGADQAQQLSTSGQAVSEFGGSFWVDDMAGFPLPPLDLDPLPPGLFSPCSGTYNWGCSRGECVPRAGNGANGEGVADVLLSLKHAVVHPGSPTAGYYPTGAGSTAAHHYSQDYVQNLGPSVPGPGHYGSASAMSVNVSMNMTMNMNMHSGYEQSYSSAWGVEPLLSPAPQYGNPVEAAAQTTVRVNQGAPANSGLIGGHSHSHPQPHHGGGRLQLGGEHAICMGTTGPTATGGVTPDDNGRPNLCRICGKSYARPSTLKTHLRTHSGEKPFRCHACSKAFSQAANLTAHARTHSGEKPFRCPVCDRRFSQSSSVTTHMRTHSGERPYRCRFCKKAFSDSSTLTKHLRIHSGEKPYQCKLCLLRFSQSGNLNRHMRVHGGSLT, encoded by the exons ATGGAGTTTCTACAGAATCATCACGCGGTCAACACCTCCGAGTCGCCGTACACCCTCGGTACAG GTTCCGTCGGCAGCATCGAGGCGACCATCTCATCCAGCCTCTGTTCTGGACCGCTGGGCGTTCTCGCGGGCGACGACGCTCTATCAACCGACAATCAAAACGAGGAGGCAGCCGTCCTCGGTGCCGCTTTGCAGGGTACGCTGCGCTTACAGGATCTACAGAGCTCGCCGAATGACATCGGCGCCGATCAAGCCCAGCAACTTTCCACTTCCGGCCAGGCCGTAAGCGAATTCGGCGGCAGCTTTTGGGTCGACGACATGGCGGGTTTTCCTCTACCGCCGTTGGACCTGGATCCGCTGCCTCCCGGGCTCTTCAGCCCTTGTTCGGGAACGTACAA CTGGGGCTGTTCGCGCGGCGAATGCGTGCCAAGGGCCGGCAACGGCGCGAACGGCGAGGGCGTTGCCGATGTCCTTTTATCCTTGAAACACGCAGTGGTGCATCCTGGAAGTCCGACAGCTGGCTATTATCCTACCGGGGCTGGCTCTACCGCAGCCCATCACTACTCACAAGACTACGTGCAGAATCTAGGACCGTCGGTTCCGGGTCCGGGTCATTACGGTTCTGCATCCGCCATGTCCGTCAATGTCTCGATGAACATGACGATGAACATGAACATGCACTCTgg ATACGAGCAAAGCTATTCGTCGGCTTGGGGTGTGGAACCTCTTTTAAGTCCCGCCCCTCAGTACGGCAATCCGGTGGAGGCGGCGGCGCAAACGACCGTAAGGGTGAATCAGGGCGCACCGGCCAATAGCGGCTTGATCGGCGGCCATTCCCATTCTCACCCCCAGCCACATCATGGTGGTGGCCGGCTGCAGCTCGGGGGTGAACACGCGATATGCATGGGTACGACAGGTCCGACCGCGACGGGCGGCGTCACCCCCGACGATAATGGCAGACCCAATCTGTGCAGGATATGCGGCAAGTCATATGCCAGACCTAGCACTCTCAAAACTCATCTGCGTACACATTCTGGGGAAAAGCCGTTCAG atgCCACGCGTGCTCGAAGGCGTTTAGCCAAGCGGCGAATCTGACTGCTCACGCGAGAACACACTCTGGGGAAAAACCATTTCGATGTCCAGTGTGTGACAGAAGATTTTCTCAAAGCAGCTCGGTGACTACGCATATGAGAACGCATTCGGGCGAACGACCCTATAG ATGTCGATTCTGCAAGAAGGCGTTCTCCGACAGCTCGACGCTCACCAAGCACCTGCGTATTCACTCCGGTGAGAAACCGTACCAGTGTAAGCTATGTCTGCTTAGATTTAGTCAGAGCGGTAATCTCAATAGGCATATGAGAGTTCACGGCGGTTCCCTGACGTGA